From Micromonospora rifamycinica, a single genomic window includes:
- a CDS encoding M48 family metallopeptidase: MTPRGWAVLTLAALVLALVVLGALLVPWHRPPAPRPDQLAALRDLPTDQVARGRAFQAALRPGRYTGLVVGLLVALLLGLTPLGARLVELAGRPFGDHWIARAVLGGIAVVLVADLLTLPFAAWRQSVLTRYGLSTHGWGGWTVDLLKSYAVSAVVGAVVLLGFYTVTRLTPRWWWAFGAAGAAGLVVLLSFVLPVLVEPVFNRFTPMEPGPLRTELTALAARDGVPVRDVLVADASRRTRAVNAYVSGLGPTRRVVVYDTLLREATPAEVTSVVAHELGHAKDRDVWTGTLTGALGAATAVVALYLLGSWTPLLRRAGVDSIAEPRAFALLIALVTVVGLVAAPVQALMSRRVEARADAHALALTGDPATFEAMQRRLAGVNLGDPDPPRWEYLWSASHPSTVERMAAARAYARQVGR; this comes from the coding sequence GTGACCCCGCGCGGCTGGGCGGTGCTGACCCTGGCGGCGTTGGTGCTCGCCCTGGTCGTGCTCGGTGCCCTGCTGGTCCCGTGGCACCGGCCGCCGGCACCCCGGCCCGATCAGCTCGCCGCGCTGCGCGACCTGCCCACCGACCAGGTGGCCCGGGGGCGGGCGTTCCAGGCGGCGCTGCGCCCCGGCCGCTACACCGGGCTGGTCGTCGGGCTGCTGGTGGCCCTGCTGCTCGGGTTGACCCCGCTGGGTGCCCGGCTGGTCGAGCTGGCCGGGCGGCCCTTCGGTGACCACTGGATCGCCCGCGCGGTGCTCGGCGGGATCGCCGTGGTGCTCGTCGCCGACCTGCTCACCCTGCCCTTCGCCGCCTGGCGGCAGTCGGTGCTGACCCGCTACGGGCTGAGCACCCACGGCTGGGGTGGCTGGACGGTCGACCTACTCAAGTCGTACGCGGTCAGCGCGGTCGTCGGCGCGGTGGTGCTGCTCGGCTTCTACACCGTCACCCGGCTCACCCCGCGCTGGTGGTGGGCGTTCGGGGCGGCCGGCGCGGCCGGGTTGGTGGTGCTGCTCTCCTTCGTGCTGCCGGTGCTGGTGGAGCCGGTGTTCAACCGGTTCACCCCGATGGAGCCGGGTCCGCTGCGCACCGAGCTGACCGCGCTGGCCGCCCGGGACGGCGTACCGGTGCGCGACGTGCTGGTCGCCGACGCCTCCCGCCGCACCCGGGCGGTCAACGCCTACGTCTCCGGCCTGGGGCCGACCCGCCGGGTGGTGGTCTACGACACCCTGCTGCGCGAGGCCACCCCCGCCGAGGTGACCAGCGTCGTCGCGCACGAGCTGGGCCACGCCAAGGACCGCGACGTCTGGACCGGCACGCTGACCGGGGCGCTCGGTGCCGCCACCGCGGTCGTCGCGCTCTACCTGCTCGGCTCCTGGACCCCGCTGCTGCGCCGGGCCGGTGTCGACTCGATCGCCGAGCCCCGGGCGTTCGCGCTGCTCATCGCCCTGGTGACGGTCGTCGGGCTGGTGGCCGCCCCGGTGCAGGCACTGATGTCCCGCCGGGTCGAGGCCCGGGCCGACGCGCACGCGCTGGCGCTCACCGGCGACCCGGCCACCTTCGAGGCGATGCAACGCCGGCTGGCCGGGGTCAACCTGGGCGACCCGGACCCGCCCCGCTGGGAGTACCTCTGGTCGGCGTCGCACCCGTCCACGGTGGAGCGGATGGCCGCCGCCCGCGCCTACGCCCGGCAGGTCGGCCGGTGA
- a CDS encoding glycosyltransferase family 4 protein, with the protein MSRTLLVTNDFPPRPGGIQSFVHQLAVRQPPGSVVVYASSWRDTAEFDAAQPFPVVRDATRVLLPTPGVARRAARLAREHGCDTVWFGAAAPLGLLAAGLRRRAGIRRAVALTHGHEAGWAALPGARAALRRIGRDTDVVTYLGDYTRVRLERALHGVTELHRLAPGVDVDTYHPAVDGTPVRARHGLADRPVVVCVSRLVPRKGQDMLIRALPAIRRRVPDAALLVVGGGPYRATLEKLARSTGVARDVVFTGSVPWEALPAHYAAGDVYAMPCRTRNRGLDVEGLGIVYLEASATGLPVVAGDSGGAPDAVREGETGYVVPGRDVAVLADRVATLLADRELARQLGAAGRAWVEKEWRWETQARRLADLLAGTTAPG; encoded by the coding sequence GTGAGTCGTACCCTGCTGGTCACCAACGACTTTCCGCCCCGCCCCGGCGGCATCCAGTCGTTCGTGCACCAGCTCGCCGTCCGCCAGCCGCCCGGCTCGGTGGTCGTCTACGCCTCCAGCTGGCGGGACACCGCCGAGTTCGACGCCGCGCAGCCCTTCCCGGTGGTCCGGGACGCCACCCGGGTGCTGCTGCCCACCCCCGGGGTCGCCCGCCGGGCCGCCCGGCTGGCCCGCGAGCACGGCTGCGACACCGTCTGGTTCGGTGCCGCCGCCCCCCTCGGCCTGCTCGCCGCCGGGCTGCGCCGCCGCGCCGGCATCCGCCGCGCGGTGGCGTTGACCCACGGTCACGAAGCCGGCTGGGCGGCCCTGCCCGGCGCCCGGGCCGCGCTGCGCCGGATCGGCCGGGACACCGACGTGGTCACCTACCTCGGCGACTACACCCGGGTACGGCTGGAACGCGCCCTGCACGGCGTCACCGAGCTGCACCGGCTCGCCCCCGGGGTCGACGTGGACACCTACCACCCGGCGGTGGACGGCACACCGGTCCGTGCCCGGCACGGGCTGGCCGACCGGCCGGTGGTGGTCTGCGTGTCCCGGCTGGTGCCCCGTAAGGGCCAGGACATGCTGATCCGGGCGCTGCCGGCGATCCGCCGCCGGGTGCCCGACGCGGCGCTGCTGGTGGTCGGGGGAGGACCTTACCGGGCGACGTTGGAGAAGCTGGCCCGGTCCACCGGCGTGGCGCGGGACGTGGTGTTCACCGGTTCGGTGCCGTGGGAGGCGCTGCCGGCCCACTACGCCGCCGGTGACGTCTACGCGATGCCCTGCCGGACCCGTAACCGGGGCCTGGACGTCGAAGGGCTGGGCATCGTCTACCTGGAGGCGTCGGCGACCGGGCTGCCGGTGGTGGCCGGCGACTCCGGCGGCGCACCCGACGCGGTCCGCGAGGGCGAGACCGGCTACGTCGTCCCGGGCCGGGACGTCGCAGTGCTCGCCGACCGGGTGGCCACCCTGCTCGCCGACCGGGAGCTGGCCCGCCAGCTCGGCGCGGCCGGTCGGGCCTGGGTGGAGAAGGAGTGGCGCTGGGAGACCCAGGCCCGCCGGCTGGCCGACCTGCTCGCCGGCACCACCGCACCCGGCTGA
- a CDS encoding putative bifunctional diguanylate cyclase/phosphodiesterase, which yields MGEPGTSGASCPGIFARAWAKAVSGTSYLPMTQAQLEALLQRLTVRLAAALRAEPFDPRIGHQVGAELVAAHIASAEGLGRTVEVIQLRLLRDLGLVGDDVSDRLARLLATITTGYARALRDRTLDEQESIRRAAMVARAQAERALRDSESRFRHQATHDPLTDLPNRTLFTERLAAAIALPGRRGSDRVGVCFLDLDRFKVVNDSLGHQLGDALLVQVAQRLRRALGEHLVARLGGDEFVILVQHTSGTDDVVRVAEAALAAVAEPALVDGHELTVTASVGIVERPVVGATPGELMRAADSTLHWAKAAGGARWALFDPARHRTELARYALSAAIPAALDRGEFFLDYQPLTSLRDGTLLGVEALVRWRHPELGVLGPDSFIGLAEETGLIVRLGGWVLAEACREAESWAAGGGPAPFVSVNLAVRQVHRPGLVQEVRGLLAQTGLPPHRLQLEITESTMMSTGAEDPVRALRMLNELGVRIAIDDFGTGYSNLVYLRDLPVTELKVAGEFVTRLRTPQVDPASRNDERILASLVSLAHALDLTVTAEGVETADQADRLRAIGCDAGQGWHFGRPAPAARILEKIR from the coding sequence ATGGGTGAGCCGGGGACCAGCGGCGCGTCCTGTCCGGGCATCTTCGCCCGCGCCTGGGCCAAGGCGGTCTCCGGCACCAGCTACCTGCCGATGACCCAGGCCCAGCTGGAGGCGCTGCTGCAACGCCTCACCGTACGGCTGGCCGCCGCGCTGCGGGCCGAGCCGTTCGACCCGCGCATCGGGCACCAGGTGGGTGCCGAACTGGTGGCCGCGCACATCGCCTCGGCCGAGGGGCTGGGCCGTACCGTCGAGGTCATCCAGCTCCGTCTGCTGCGCGACCTCGGTCTGGTCGGCGACGACGTCTCCGACCGGCTGGCCCGGCTGCTCGCCACCATCACCACCGGGTACGCCCGCGCGCTGCGCGACCGGACGCTCGACGAGCAGGAGTCGATCCGGCGGGCCGCGATGGTGGCCCGGGCGCAGGCCGAACGGGCGCTGCGCGACAGTGAGTCCCGGTTCCGCCACCAGGCCACCCACGACCCGCTCACCGACCTGCCCAACCGGACCCTGTTCACCGAACGGCTCGCCGCCGCCATCGCGCTGCCGGGGCGGCGGGGCTCCGACCGGGTGGGGGTCTGCTTCCTCGACCTCGACCGGTTCAAGGTGGTCAACGACTCCCTCGGGCACCAGCTCGGCGACGCCCTGCTGGTGCAGGTGGCGCAGCGGCTGCGCCGGGCGCTCGGCGAGCATCTGGTGGCCCGGCTCGGCGGCGACGAGTTCGTCATCCTGGTCCAGCACACCAGCGGCACCGACGACGTGGTCAGGGTGGCGGAGGCGGCGCTCGCGGCGGTCGCCGAGCCGGCCCTGGTCGACGGGCACGAGCTGACCGTCACGGCCAGCGTCGGCATCGTGGAACGGCCGGTGGTCGGCGCCACCCCGGGTGAGCTGATGCGGGCCGCCGACAGCACCCTGCACTGGGCCAAGGCGGCCGGCGGCGCCCGCTGGGCGCTGTTCGACCCGGCCCGGCACCGCACCGAGCTGGCCCGGTACGCCCTGTCGGCGGCCATCCCCGCCGCCCTCGACCGGGGCGAGTTCTTCCTCGACTACCAGCCGCTGACGTCCTTGCGCGACGGCACCCTGCTCGGGGTGGAGGCGCTGGTCCGCTGGCGGCACCCGGAGCTGGGGGTGCTGGGTCCGGACAGCTTCATCGGCTTGGCCGAGGAGACCGGGCTGATCGTCCGGCTCGGCGGCTGGGTGCTCGCCGAGGCGTGCCGGGAGGCAGAGAGCTGGGCGGCCGGCGGCGGGCCGGCCCCGTTCGTCAGCGTCAACCTGGCCGTCCGGCAGGTCCACCGCCCCGGCCTGGTGCAGGAGGTACGCGGGCTGCTGGCGCAGACCGGCCTGCCACCGCACCGGCTCCAGTTGGAGATCACCGAGAGCACCATGATGAGCACCGGCGCGGAGGACCCGGTCCGGGCGCTGCGGATGCTCAACGAGCTGGGCGTCCGGATCGCCATCGACGACTTCGGCACCGGCTACAGCAACCTGGTCTATCTGCGGGACCTGCCGGTGACCGAGCTGAAGGTGGCCGGTGAGTTCGTGACCAGGCTGCGTACCCCGCAGGTCGACCCGGCCAGCCGCAACGACGAGCGGATCCTCGCCTCGCTGGTGTCGCTGGCCCACGCGCTGGACCTGACCGTCACCGCCGAAGGGGTGGAGACCGCCGACCAGGCCGACCGGCTCCGGGCCATCGGCTGCGACGCCGGCCAGGGCTGGCACTTCGGTCGGCCGGCCCCGGCCGCCCGCATCCTGGAAAAGATCCGTTGA
- a CDS encoding SAM-dependent methyltransferase yields the protein MQRPDWAPDDIDIERPSVARMYDYYLGGSHNFAADRVAARAMVEAVPDAPLMAQANRAFLRRVVQYLVDSGIRQFLDIGSGIPTVGNVHEIAQRAAPDARVVYVDVDPVAVAHSQEILAGNGNAAVVREDLRRPEAILRHPEVTRLIDFTQPVAVMVVAVLHFIPHSDHPEDVLRTLRVALAPGSHLVLSQASDDTRSGVERVEAERVYRSTDNPLCIRSRAELTAFFDGFTLVDPGVVWVPQWRPETPESAENAEQAVFLGGVGRLDG from the coding sequence ATGCAGCGACCGGACTGGGCACCCGACGACATCGACATCGAACGCCCCAGCGTCGCCCGCATGTACGACTACTATCTCGGCGGCTCGCACAATTTCGCCGCCGACCGGGTCGCCGCCCGCGCGATGGTGGAGGCGGTGCCCGACGCGCCGCTGATGGCCCAGGCCAACCGGGCGTTCCTGCGCCGGGTGGTGCAATACCTGGTCGACTCCGGCATCCGTCAGTTCCTCGACATCGGCTCCGGCATCCCCACCGTCGGCAACGTGCACGAGATCGCCCAGCGGGCCGCCCCGGACGCCCGGGTGGTCTACGTCGACGTGGACCCGGTCGCCGTGGCGCACAGCCAGGAGATCCTCGCCGGCAACGGCAACGCCGCCGTCGTCCGGGAGGACCTGCGCCGGCCGGAAGCGATCCTGCGACATCCCGAGGTCACCCGCCTGATCGACTTCACCCAGCCGGTGGCGGTGATGGTCGTGGCGGTGCTGCACTTCATCCCGCACTCCGACCATCCCGAGGACGTCCTGCGGACGCTGCGCGTGGCCCTGGCCCCCGGCAGCCACCTGGTCCTCTCCCAGGCCAGCGACGACACCCGCAGCGGCGTGGAGCGGGTCGAGGCGGAACGGGTCTACCGCAGCACCGACAACCCGCTGTGCATCCGCAGCCGGGCCGAGCTGACCGCGTTCTTCGACGGCTTCACGCTGGTCGATCCCGGGGTGGTCTGGGTGCCGCAGTGGCGGCCCGAGACGCCGGAGAGCGCCGAGAACGCCGAGCAGGCCGTCTTCCTCGGCGGCGTCGGGCGTCTCGATGGGTGA
- a CDS encoding response regulator transcription factor, translating to MTTSPTPATRTKVLLVDDHDLIRKGLRHAFERDRQFEVVGEAATAAEGVRQAGALQPDVVIMDLRLPDGSGLEATRALRKSSASMGIVVLTMYAGDDQLFGALEAGASAFVPKTAPADEVVAAARHAASSPSAFTAADLAEAMKRRLAPSGPQLSPREGQVLRLLADGMSVAGIAKQLFVSESTAKTHISKLYEKLGAANRAQALMTALRLGLLEAPDAPKF from the coding sequence ATGACCACAAGCCCGACACCGGCCACCCGTACCAAGGTCCTCCTTGTCGACGATCACGACCTGATCCGCAAGGGGCTGCGGCACGCCTTCGAGCGTGACCGTCAGTTCGAGGTCGTCGGCGAGGCCGCGACGGCGGCGGAGGGCGTGCGCCAGGCCGGCGCGCTGCAACCGGACGTCGTGATCATGGATCTGCGGCTTCCCGACGGCAGCGGCCTGGAGGCCACCCGGGCGCTGCGCAAGTCCAGCGCGTCGATGGGCATCGTGGTGCTCACCATGTACGCCGGTGACGACCAGCTCTTCGGCGCGTTGGAGGCGGGGGCCAGCGCGTTCGTGCCGAAGACCGCGCCGGCCGACGAGGTCGTCGCCGCCGCCCGGCACGCCGCCTCCTCGCCCAGCGCGTTCACCGCGGCCGACCTGGCCGAGGCGATGAAGCGTCGGCTGGCCCCGTCCGGCCCGCAGCTCTCCCCCCGCGAGGGTCAGGTGCTGCGGCTGCTCGCCGACGGCATGAGCGTGGCCGGCATCGCCAAGCAGCTCTTCGTCAGCGAGTCCACCGCCAAGACCCACATCTCCAAGCTCTACGAGAAGCTGGGCGCGGCCAACCGGGCGCAGGCGTTGATGACCGCCCTGCGGTTGGGCCTGCTCGAGGCGCCGGACGCACCGAAGTTCTGA
- a CDS encoding sensor histidine kinase, with product MSASTAVRPQTRPVAAAARAVMLALVGVLTLIATRDPAQLWWIALLAVAGAPALLAPEHRLIGPLSRLAEAVVIGLAASQVAVSAVLGSSVGGLGASAVLPYLAVPVTVTALRRQFREGAVLLAVTAVTLLMAGALTVVDGGRQLGQPGYLAVCAQWLILAGLGLYAAGTLHQVMRVRAEGKPQPYAEATRLLTQLRTVARQLPGATLDPGGISEHLLEELRTVAPGNRGAVLSASGGGRLVVLAQVGVDRVDWETTLDSDSAIADAWASQQPQTAARSQARSHPGGDVSSLIVPLVAGVRTVGLVVLEADAAHAYPPPVVSRVTALTGPAALRLEAALLFDDVRSLATNEERQRLAREIHDGVAQELVMVGYGIDNALAYVDEDPKETAEALRTLRGEVTRVITELRLSLFELRSEVDRHGGLAAAIAEYARTVGSAGGLRVHLSLDESTARLPAATEAELLRIAQEAVTNARKHAGASNLWVTCEVDPPYAQIEVSDDGHGIGDQRTDGHYGLAIMAERAERIRGRLEISPRQPSGTTVAVVVGSSPRRDNVRGSAAAEVE from the coding sequence GTGTCCGCCTCCACAGCCGTCCGCCCCCAGACGCGCCCCGTCGCCGCCGCCGCCCGTGCGGTGATGCTCGCGCTGGTCGGCGTCCTGACCCTGATCGCCACCCGCGATCCCGCCCAGCTCTGGTGGATCGCCCTGTTGGCGGTCGCCGGAGCGCCCGCCCTGCTCGCCCCCGAGCACCGGTTGATCGGTCCGCTGAGCCGGCTCGCCGAGGCGGTGGTGATCGGGCTGGCCGCCAGCCAGGTCGCCGTCTCCGCCGTGCTCGGCTCGTCGGTCGGCGGGCTGGGCGCGTCGGCGGTGCTGCCCTACCTCGCGGTGCCGGTCACCGTCACCGCGCTGCGCCGGCAGTTCCGCGAGGGGGCGGTGCTGCTCGCGGTCACCGCGGTCACCCTGCTGATGGCCGGCGCGCTCACCGTGGTCGACGGCGGGCGCCAGCTCGGCCAGCCGGGTTACCTGGCGGTCTGCGCACAGTGGCTGATCCTCGCCGGGCTCGGGCTGTACGCCGCCGGCACCCTGCACCAGGTGATGCGGGTCCGCGCCGAGGGCAAGCCCCAGCCGTACGCCGAGGCCACCCGGCTGCTGACCCAGCTCCGGACGGTCGCCCGGCAACTACCCGGGGCCACCCTCGACCCGGGCGGCATCTCCGAGCACCTGCTGGAGGAGCTGCGCACCGTGGCCCCCGGCAACCGGGGCGCGGTGCTGTCGGCCAGCGGCGGCGGCCGGCTGGTGGTGCTCGCCCAGGTGGGCGTGGACCGGGTCGACTGGGAGACGACGCTGGACTCCGACTCGGCGATCGCCGACGCCTGGGCCAGCCAGCAGCCACAGACCGCGGCCCGGTCGCAGGCCCGCTCGCACCCCGGCGGGGACGTCTCGTCGCTGATCGTGCCGCTGGTCGCCGGGGTCCGTACGGTCGGCCTGGTGGTGCTGGAGGCGGACGCCGCGCACGCCTACCCGCCGCCGGTGGTGTCCCGGGTGACCGCGCTGACCGGCCCGGCCGCGTTGCGGCTGGAGGCGGCGCTGCTCTTCGACGACGTGCGGTCGCTGGCCACCAACGAGGAGCGCCAGCGGCTGGCCCGGGAGATCCACGACGGGGTGGCGCAGGAGCTGGTGATGGTCGGCTACGGCATCGACAACGCGCTGGCCTACGTGGACGAGGACCCGAAGGAGACCGCCGAGGCGCTGCGCACCCTGCGCGGCGAGGTGACCCGGGTGATCACCGAGCTGCGGCTGAGCCTGTTCGAGCTGCGCAGCGAGGTGGACCGGCACGGCGGCCTGGCGGCGGCGATCGCCGAGTACGCCCGGACCGTGGGTTCGGCCGGCGGGCTGCGGGTGCACCTGTCGCTGGACGAGTCGACCGCCCGGTTGCCGGCCGCCACCGAGGCCGAGTTGCTGCGCATCGCGCAGGAGGCGGTGACCAACGCCCGCAAGCACGCCGGGGCGTCGAATCTCTGGGTCACCTGTGAGGTGGACCCCCCGTACGCGCAAATTGAAGTGTCGGATGACGGTCACGGCATCGGTGACCAGCGCACCGACGGTCACTACGGCCTTGCGATCATGGCGGAGAGGGCGGAACGTATCCGGGGCCGGTTGGAGATCAGTCCCCGGCAACCCAGCGGTACGACCGTGGCGGTGGTGGTGGGTTCGTCGCCCCGGCGCGATAACGTGCGTGGCAGCGCAGCAGCAGAAGTGGAGTAA
- a CDS encoding AMP-dependent synthetase/ligase, translating into MREFSVPPIVSIGDAANLTDPVWDNAEAAPDAVQFVRPAVEGRAAVDVTCRQFRDEVVAVARGLAGAGVAPGDRVALMSRTRYEWTLLDYAIWAAGAVTVPIYETSSAEQAAWILADSGAVAVVVETNSHATLVAGVRDRLPELRDVWQIELGGVDEIVAAGTSVDPEEIERRRTSVRAADIATIIYTSGTTGRPKGCVLTHRNMYADIANAVPVLPNLFRPGASTLLFLPLAHAFARLIQIGVVQARATMAHCADTRDLVAQLQEFRPTFVLSVPRVFEKVYNGARQKAEADGKGAIFDRAEKVAIAWSEAQETPGGPGFALRAQHAVFDRLVYRKLRAALGGRCRDAISGGAPLGARLGHFFRGIGVTICEGYGLTETSPAAAANLPTGTKIGTVGRPLPGVTIRIADDGEILITGDLIFQGYWKNESATAEALTDGWFRTGDLGHLDDDGFLRITGRKKEIIVTAAGKNVAPAVLEDQVRSHPLVSQCVVVGDRQPFIAALVTVDEEALPKWLAAHGLAEDTPVDRLLTHDGLRAEIQGAVDTANLAVSKAEAIKVFRILPRDFTEATGELTPSLKVKRQVVHKTYAAEIAEIYQG; encoded by the coding sequence GTGCGCGAGTTCTCCGTTCCGCCGATCGTCAGCATCGGCGACGCGGCAAACCTGACCGACCCGGTCTGGGACAACGCCGAGGCGGCACCGGACGCGGTGCAGTTCGTCCGGCCCGCCGTGGAGGGCCGCGCCGCGGTCGACGTCACCTGCCGGCAGTTCCGCGACGAGGTGGTGGCGGTCGCCCGGGGGCTGGCCGGCGCGGGGGTGGCCCCCGGCGACCGGGTCGCCCTGATGAGCCGCACCCGCTACGAGTGGACCCTGCTCGACTACGCCATCTGGGCGGCCGGCGCGGTCACCGTGCCGATCTACGAGACCTCCAGCGCCGAACAGGCCGCCTGGATCCTCGCCGACTCCGGTGCGGTCGCGGTGGTGGTGGAGACCAACAGCCACGCCACCCTGGTCGCCGGGGTCCGGGACCGGCTGCCCGAGCTGCGCGACGTGTGGCAGATCGAGCTGGGCGGGGTGGACGAGATCGTCGCCGCCGGCACATCGGTCGACCCGGAGGAGATCGAGCGCCGCCGCACCTCGGTCCGCGCCGCCGACATCGCCACGATCATCTACACCAGCGGCACCACCGGCCGCCCCAAGGGCTGCGTGCTGACCCACCGCAACATGTACGCCGACATCGCCAACGCCGTCCCGGTGCTGCCGAACCTGTTCCGCCCGGGGGCCTCGACCCTGCTGTTCCTCCCGCTGGCGCACGCCTTCGCCCGGCTCATCCAGATCGGGGTGGTGCAGGCGCGGGCCACCATGGCGCACTGCGCCGACACCCGGGACCTGGTCGCCCAGCTCCAGGAGTTCCGGCCGACCTTCGTGCTCTCCGTCCCCCGGGTCTTCGAGAAGGTCTACAACGGCGCCCGGCAGAAGGCCGAGGCCGACGGCAAGGGCGCGATCTTCGACCGCGCGGAGAAGGTCGCCATCGCCTGGAGCGAGGCGCAGGAGACCCCGGGCGGTCCCGGGTTCGCACTGCGCGCCCAGCACGCCGTCTTCGACCGGCTGGTCTACCGCAAGCTGCGGGCCGCGCTCGGGGGCCGCTGCCGGGACGCGATCTCCGGTGGCGCTCCGCTCGGCGCCCGGCTCGGGCACTTCTTCCGCGGCATCGGGGTGACCATCTGCGAGGGGTACGGCCTCACCGAGACCTCGCCCGCCGCCGCGGCCAACCTGCCCACCGGCACGAAGATCGGCACCGTCGGCCGACCGCTGCCCGGCGTGACCATCCGGATCGCCGACGACGGCGAGATCCTGATCACCGGTGACCTGATCTTCCAGGGCTACTGGAAGAACGAGTCGGCCACCGCCGAGGCGCTCACCGACGGCTGGTTCCGCACCGGCGACCTGGGCCACCTCGACGACGACGGCTTCCTGCGCATCACCGGCCGCAAGAAGGAGATCATCGTGACGGCCGCCGGCAAGAACGTCGCGCCGGCCGTGCTGGAGGACCAGGTCCGGTCGCATCCGCTGGTCAGCCAGTGCGTGGTGGTCGGCGACCGGCAGCCGTTCATCGCCGCCCTGGTCACCGTGGACGAGGAGGCGCTGCCGAAGTGGCTGGCCGCCCACGGGCTGGCCGAGGACACCCCGGTCGACCGGCTGCTGACGCACGACGGGCTGCGGGCCGAGATCCAGGGCGCGGTGGACACCGCCAACCTGGCGGTGTCCAAGGCCGAAGCGATCAAGGTGTTCCGCATCCTGCCCCGCGACTTCACCGAGGCGACCGGCGAGCTGACCCCCTCGCTCAAGGTCAAACGGCAGGTCGTGCACAAGACGTACGCGGCCGAGATCGCGGAGATCTACCAAGGCTGA
- a CDS encoding SRPBCC family protein — MADSSTQSIIIGASPDQVAAVICDFASYPEWTEAVRRTEVVEEYEDGYASQVRFTIDAGVMADEYVLAYGYAEDLSRIEWHLVAPSRMQKAQRGSYDLVGNPDGTCTVTYTLEVELSVGMIGMFRRKAEKMIMDTALKQLKRRVEAAGAA, encoded by the coding sequence ATGGCGGACTCCTCCACCCAGTCGATCATCATCGGCGCGTCACCTGACCAGGTGGCCGCGGTCATCTGCGACTTCGCGAGCTACCCGGAGTGGACCGAGGCGGTGCGCCGGACCGAGGTCGTCGAGGAGTACGAGGACGGCTACGCCAGCCAGGTGCGGTTCACCATCGACGCTGGCGTGATGGCCGACGAGTACGTGCTGGCCTACGGGTACGCCGAGGACCTCTCCCGGATCGAGTGGCACCTGGTCGCGCCGTCGCGGATGCAGAAGGCGCAGCGCGGCTCGTACGACCTGGTCGGCAACCCGGACGGCACCTGCACGGTGACCTACACCCTGGAGGTCGAGCTGTCGGTGGGCATGATCGGCATGTTTCGCCGGAAAGCCGAGAAAATGATCATGGATACGGCGTTGAAGCAGCTCAAGCGCCGGGTAGAAGCAGCCGGTGCGGCGTAG
- a CDS encoding ROK family glucokinase has protein sequence MAAVTLTIGVDVGGTKVAGGVVDDTGRVLVQARRDTPADDVGKTRDVIIDLVTQLAAGHQVDAVGIGAAGWIDASRSTVLFAPNLAWRDEPLRDYVSTATGLPVIVENDGNVAAWAEFRHGAAREADDSMVMFTIGTGVGGGIVLGGELVRGAHGIAAELGHMLTVPDGHQCGCGRLGCIEQYASGSALVRFARAGARQEPQRATALLDLAGGDAEAITGPMVTTAAQAGDPISAEAFAQIGRWLGTSLADMAQILDPQVLVVGGGVVDAGDLLLGPTRRSFTDALAQRSRLPVAEIRPAELGNSAGVIGAADLARRR, from the coding sequence GTGGCCGCGGTGACGCTGACCATCGGAGTCGACGTCGGTGGCACGAAGGTGGCCGGCGGTGTCGTGGACGACACCGGCAGGGTTCTCGTGCAGGCCCGGCGGGACACTCCCGCGGACGACGTCGGCAAGACCCGCGACGTCATCATCGACCTGGTCACCCAGCTCGCCGCCGGCCACCAGGTCGACGCGGTGGGGATCGGCGCGGCCGGCTGGATCGACGCCTCCCGCTCCACCGTGCTCTTCGCCCCGAACCTGGCCTGGCGCGACGAGCCGCTGCGCGACTACGTCAGCACCGCCACCGGGCTGCCGGTGATCGTCGAGAACGACGGCAACGTGGCCGCCTGGGCCGAGTTCCGGCACGGTGCGGCCCGCGAGGCCGACGACTCCATGGTCATGTTCACCATCGGCACCGGCGTCGGCGGCGGCATCGTGCTCGGCGGTGAGCTGGTCCGCGGCGCCCACGGCATCGCCGCCGAGCTGGGCCACATGCTCACCGTCCCCGACGGCCACCAGTGCGGCTGCGGCCGGCTCGGCTGCATCGAGCAGTACGCCAGCGGCAGCGCCCTGGTCCGGTTCGCCCGGGCCGGCGCCCGGCAGGAGCCCCAGCGCGCCACCGCCCTGCTCGACCTGGCCGGCGGCGACGCCGAGGCGATCACCGGCCCGATGGTCACCACCGCCGCACAGGCCGGCGACCCGATCTCGGCCGAGGCGTTCGCCCAGATCGGCCGGTGGCTCGGCACCAGCCTCGCCGACATGGCGCAGATCCTCGACCCGCAGGTGCTGGTCGTCGGCGGCGGCGTGGTGGACGCCGGTGACCTGCTGCTCGGCCCGACCCGGCGGTCCTTCACCGACGCGCTGGCCCAGCGCAGCCGGCTCCCGGTGGCCGAGATCCGTCCCGCCGAACTCGGCAACAGCGCGGGCGTCATCGGCGCCGCCGACCTGGCCCGCCGCCGATGA